The following coding sequences lie in one Alloacidobacterium dinghuense genomic window:
- a CDS encoding efflux RND transporter periplasmic adaptor subunit, producing MNRTPAPHSSGNQTPRASRAGAITFLIVVLVVAAILAVTGIIPRLRARTKLQDETNALAAPDVLVAKPQQGKPSEEVILPGNIFAYVDSPIYARTDGYLRKWYFDIGAHVNKGQLLAEIESPEVDQQLAQARADLLTAEANAKYALTTSSRYQDLVKANAVSQQDTENFTTQASATSTQVKSAQANMQRLEQLVSFEKIYAPFDGIVTARGIDVGQLINSGASKEMFHMADERTLRVYVNVPQIYSLACKPGVIADLTFDQYPGRKFQGKTVRTSKAIDPTSRTLLVEVDVDNRKGELVPGAYAQVHFKLDSTSPTLIIPVPALIFRSEGLQVATVIDNKAKLVPIMIGRDDGRVVEVSQGLQPDDEVIQNPPDSVIDGEVVNVVRPQQNPPTQPQKGAE from the coding sequence ATGAATCGAACACCCGCACCGCATAGCTCTGGCAATCAGACGCCTCGGGCTTCTCGCGCAGGCGCCATCACCTTTCTCATCGTTGTCTTGGTTGTTGCCGCAATCCTTGCCGTCACCGGCATCATTCCTCGCCTGCGTGCGCGCACCAAGCTGCAGGACGAGACGAACGCGCTCGCCGCACCCGATGTGTTGGTAGCCAAGCCACAACAAGGCAAGCCGTCGGAAGAAGTCATCCTTCCCGGCAACATTTTCGCGTATGTTGATTCTCCTATCTACGCCCGTACGGATGGCTATCTCAGGAAGTGGTATTTCGACATTGGCGCGCATGTGAACAAAGGCCAGTTGCTCGCTGAAATCGAGAGTCCCGAAGTCGATCAGCAACTCGCGCAGGCCAGGGCCGATCTGCTTACGGCGGAAGCCAACGCGAAATACGCGCTGACCACTTCGTCCCGTTATCAGGACCTGGTGAAGGCCAACGCTGTGTCGCAGCAGGACACGGAGAACTTTACAACACAGGCGTCCGCCACAAGCACGCAAGTCAAGTCGGCGCAGGCAAACATGCAACGCCTAGAACAGCTTGTCTCGTTTGAAAAGATATACGCCCCATTCGACGGAATTGTTACGGCCCGCGGCATTGATGTTGGGCAACTGATCAATTCCGGCGCGTCCAAAGAGATGTTCCACATGGCTGACGAGAGAACGCTTCGTGTCTATGTCAACGTCCCGCAGATATACTCGCTGGCCTGCAAGCCCGGCGTCATCGCGGATCTCACATTCGACCAGTATCCAGGACGGAAATTTCAGGGGAAGACCGTGCGCACGTCAAAGGCAATCGATCCTACCTCGCGCACGCTGCTGGTCGAAGTGGATGTTGACAATCGCAAGGGAGAACTCGTCCCCGGCGCCTATGCTCAAGTTCACTTCAAATTAGACAGCACATCGCCTACGCTCATTATTCCTGTGCCTGCCCTCATCTTCCGTTCTGAAGGGCTGCAGGTTGCAACCGTCATCGACAACAAGGCGAAACTGGTTCCCATCATGATCGGTCGGGATGACGGCCGAGTTGTCGAAGTCTCGCAGGGATTGCAACCCGACGATGAGGTGATCCAGAATCCGCCCGATTCAGTCATCGACGGTGAAGTTGTGAACGTCGTGCGCCCGCAGCAGAACCCGCCCACCCAGCCGCAAAAGGGAGCCGAGTAA
- a CDS encoding efflux transporter outer membrane subunit, with protein sequence MIALRIPAIGAAALCALIAGCTVGPNYKRPSAPSAPAFKETAPPPSIPNGSWKQAQPSDQVLRGKWWEIYSDPQLNALEEKIAISNQTLKAATEQYFAARAAVQVARAAYYPTLSAGPSISRQHLSQNRPVSIPSSLSQYNDFVLAGQASWEPDLWGQVRRSVESARASAQASAADLANVELSVRSELAQDYFELRGLDLQKQLLDNTVISYTDSLNLTKTRFKGGVATDSDVALAETQLKSTQAQDIDVDVARAQFEHAIATLIGEPASTFSLTQAPLNLPLPQVPPGLPSELLERRPDVAGMERRADAANAQIGVAISAYYPNVTLTGTGGFESKNPGTWIQGPSALWSLGASASELIFDAGRRHAVTEQARDNYEVTVANYRQSVLSAFQEVEDNLAALRILNDESVTQAEAVAAAERSLRISTVRYKQGLDDYLVVLTAQTVLLTNQRTQADITTRQFAANVLLIKALGGGWDTTKLPNL encoded by the coding sequence ATGATTGCGCTTCGTATCCCAGCTATCGGTGCTGCTGCGCTATGCGCGCTGATCGCAGGCTGCACGGTTGGCCCCAACTACAAGCGGCCAAGTGCTCCCTCAGCGCCGGCTTTTAAAGAAACTGCTCCGCCCCCGAGCATCCCAAATGGATCGTGGAAACAGGCGCAGCCCAGCGATCAGGTGTTGCGTGGCAAGTGGTGGGAAATTTATAGCGACCCGCAACTGAACGCGCTCGAAGAAAAAATCGCGATCTCCAACCAGACTTTGAAGGCTGCAACCGAGCAATACTTTGCAGCGCGTGCCGCTGTTCAAGTTGCCCGCGCAGCTTACTATCCGACGCTCAGCGCCGGCCCATCAATCAGCCGTCAGCACTTGTCGCAGAACCGCCCGGTCTCCATTCCGTCATCGCTCTCGCAGTACAACGATTTCGTGCTCGCCGGCCAAGCAAGCTGGGAGCCCGATCTGTGGGGGCAGGTTCGTCGTAGCGTGGAGTCGGCGCGTGCCTCTGCACAAGCCAGCGCAGCCGATCTGGCCAACGTTGAGTTGAGCGTTCGTTCCGAACTGGCGCAGGATTATTTCGAACTCCGCGGCCTGGATCTACAGAAACAGTTACTCGATAACACCGTCATCTCTTACACCGACTCTCTGAATCTGACGAAGACGCGATTCAAAGGAGGCGTGGCCACGGATTCAGATGTGGCGCTAGCGGAGACGCAACTGAAAAGCACCCAGGCACAGGACATCGATGTAGATGTCGCCCGTGCGCAGTTTGAGCACGCCATCGCGACATTAATTGGTGAGCCAGCTTCGACCTTCAGCCTGACCCAGGCGCCGCTCAATCTGCCGCTTCCGCAGGTTCCGCCCGGCTTGCCGTCGGAACTGCTGGAGCGCAGGCCCGATGTTGCGGGCATGGAGCGCCGCGCCGATGCTGCCAACGCGCAGATAGGCGTAGCCATCTCAGCCTATTATCCAAACGTTACCCTCACCGGAACGGGAGGCTTCGAGAGTAAGAATCCGGGCACATGGATTCAGGGCCCGAGCGCTTTGTGGTCTCTGGGCGCTTCTGCTTCGGAGTTGATTTTCGACGCAGGCCGTCGTCATGCTGTCACCGAACAGGCACGCGACAACTATGAGGTAACCGTCGCCAACTACCGTCAGAGCGTATTGAGTGCCTTCCAGGAGGTTGAGGACAACCTGGCTGCGCTGCGTATCCTCAACGATGAATCGGTCACGCAGGCAGAGGCAGTCGCAGCGGCTGAACGGTCCTTGCGAATCAGCACCGTCCGATATAAGCAAGGGCTGGACGATTATCTGGTGGTGCTCACTGCCCAGACCGTGTTGTTGACCAACCAGCGCACCCAGGCCGACATCACCACCCGCCAGTTTGCCGCTAACGTGCTGCTGATCAAGGCGCTCGGCGGCGGTTGGGACACGACCAAGCTCCCTAACCTGTAG
- the bcp gene encoding thioredoxin-dependent thiol peroxidase, producing MEVHDKVADFTLQDDQENTVHLSDYAGTPVVLFFYPRADTPGCTIEACGFRDVFKKIQKTGAVVLGISRDTPKAQAKFKAKYDLPYPLLADVDEKVCKQFGVLKEKNMYGKKVMGIERTTFLIGPDQTLLKIFPKVKPEGHAEEVLEVIKSLKK from the coding sequence ATGGAAGTTCACGACAAAGTTGCTGATTTTACCCTCCAGGATGACCAGGAGAATACCGTTCATCTTTCAGATTACGCCGGAACGCCGGTTGTGCTCTTCTTTTATCCCCGTGCCGATACGCCGGGTTGCACCATCGAGGCCTGCGGCTTCCGCGATGTCTTCAAGAAAATTCAGAAGACCGGGGCAGTGGTGCTCGGTATCTCACGCGACACGCCCAAGGCGCAGGCGAAGTTCAAGGCAAAGTATGACCTTCCGTATCCACTCCTTGCTGATGTAGACGAAAAAGTCTGTAAACAGTTTGGCGTGTTGAAAGAAAAGAACATGTACGGCAAGAAAGTCATGGGAATCGAACGCACAACTTTCCTCATCGGCCCCGATCAGACGCTGCTCAAAATCTTCCCGAAGGTTAAGCCGGAAGGCCACGCAGAAGAAGTTTTGGAAGTAATCAAATCTTTGAAAAAGTAG
- a CDS encoding glutamate decarboxylase, which yields MPLHNTEELKAAPTSQVESDLLNDKTETYEFPKDKQDPQTVYQTIHDQLILDGNSQQNLATFCTTWIEPEVKQIMDESADKNMIDKDEYPQTAAIEERCVHMLADLWNSPEAGSTIGCSTTGSSEAAMLGGLALKWNWRKRQRAQGKSTDTPNLIMGPVQVCWHKFCRYFDVEIREVPMEGERLLLTPEEVRKRCDENTIGVIVTLGVTFTLQFEPVHEISLALDQLHADTGLDIPIHVDGASGAFLAPFIQPDLLWDFRLLRVKSINASGHKFGLAPLGVGWALWREKHDLPEELIFDVNYLGGNMPTFALNFSRPGGEIICQYYNFLRLGKEGYRDIQTECYALGRVLAEKIAEFGPFKIIYDGDGGIPGLCWELKDPASSSFTLYDFADRLRERGWLVPAYSMPPNREDLVIQRILIRHGFTRKMAYDLLNEMQSVLNHFAQHPPEKSLALTPVGAESSSYDHSGR from the coding sequence ATGCCTCTGCACAACACTGAAGAGCTCAAAGCTGCCCCCACCAGTCAAGTCGAGTCCGATCTCCTGAACGACAAGACTGAGACCTACGAGTTCCCCAAGGATAAGCAGGACCCGCAGACCGTCTACCAGACCATCCACGATCAGCTCATCCTCGACGGCAACTCCCAGCAAAATCTCGCCACCTTCTGCACCACCTGGATCGAACCCGAGGTTAAGCAGATCATGGACGAGTCCGCCGACAAGAACATGATCGACAAGGATGAATACCCGCAGACCGCGGCCATCGAAGAGCGCTGCGTTCACATGCTCGCCGATCTCTGGAACTCCCCGGAAGCGGGCAGCACGATCGGCTGCTCGACCACTGGCTCCAGCGAAGCAGCCATGCTTGGCGGCCTGGCCCTCAAGTGGAACTGGCGCAAACGCCAGCGCGCCCAAGGCAAATCCACCGATACTCCAAACCTCATCATGGGCCCGGTCCAGGTCTGCTGGCACAAGTTCTGCCGCTATTTCGACGTCGAAATCCGCGAAGTCCCCATGGAAGGCGAGCGCCTCCTGCTCACCCCGGAAGAAGTCCGCAAGCGCTGCGACGAAAACACCATCGGCGTCATCGTCACTCTCGGCGTCACGTTCACTCTTCAGTTCGAGCCGGTCCATGAGATCAGCCTTGCCCTCGACCAGTTGCACGCCGACACTGGGCTCGACATTCCCATCCACGTCGATGGAGCCAGCGGCGCCTTCCTCGCACCCTTCATCCAGCCGGACCTTCTCTGGGACTTCCGCCTGCTCCGCGTAAAATCCATCAATGCTTCCGGCCATAAATTTGGCCTTGCCCCGCTGGGCGTCGGCTGGGCGCTCTGGAGGGAGAAACACGACCTTCCCGAAGAACTGATCTTTGACGTCAACTACCTCGGCGGCAACATGCCCACCTTCGCGCTCAACTTCTCGCGGCCGGGCGGTGAAATCATATGCCAGTACTACAACTTCCTGCGACTCGGCAAAGAGGGCTACCGTGACATCCAAACCGAGTGTTATGCTCTGGGCCGCGTTCTCGCAGAAAAGATCGCCGAGTTCGGACCCTTCAAAATCATTTACGACGGCGACGGCGGAATCCCTGGCCTCTGCTGGGAACTGAAAGACCCCGCATCGTCAAGCTTTACCCTTTACGATTTCGCCGATCGATTGCGCGAGCGCGGCTGGCTCGTTCCTGCCTATTCCATGCCACCTAACCGCGAAGATCTTGTCATCCAGCGCATCCTCATCCGCCACGGCTTCACGCGGAAAATGGCCTACGACCTACTCAACGAAATGCAAAGTGTGCTGAACCACTTCGCCCAACACCCACCAGAAAAATCATTGGCCCTTACTCCTGTCGGAGCAGAATCAAGCTCATACGATCATTCCGGCCGATAG
- a CDS encoding efflux RND transporter permease subunit: protein MWIVRLALRRPYTFAVFALLLLILGPISIMRTPTDIFPNIDIPVVAMVWNYTGLSPEQMSQRIVFQSERTLTTTVNDIEHIESQSLNGIGVIKIFFQPKVNIAMAVAQVAAIGQTQLRQLPQGTTPPLIIQYSASSVPIIQLGLSGEGLSEAQLNDYGLNFIRTQLVTVDGAGIPYPYGGKQRQVQVDLNLQALQSKGLSPADVVNTISTQNLILPSGTAKVSQFEYQIETNSAPGKVAELNDLPIRAVNGAVVYIRDVAHVRDGFPPQTNIVRVDGQRASLLSIIKTGDASTLDIVQGIRAKLPGIKAQLSPALRITPLADQSIFVRASIDGVVREAVIAACLTGIMILVFLGSWRSTLIIAVSIPLSILSSLLVLSALGETINIMTLGGLALAVGILVDDATVEIENINRNIELGKAVEQAILDGAAQIAIPAFVSTLSICIVFVPMFFLTGVAKFLFVPLAEAVVFAMLASYLLSRTVVPTMAKYLLQEHDDDAMERKHQSRNPLVRFQLGFEHNFEKFRNAYRGLLQMCIAHSAIFLAMFFVFCIGSAVLLYPFLGQDFFPSVDAGQFKLHLRARTGTRIEETARLCDEVDDTIREVIPKKELVTIIDNIGLPYSGINTTYSNSAPIGPADADIQVSLAEGHHPTEAYVQRLRSTLAHRFPGTIFYELPVDMVTQILNFGLPAPIDIQIVGPNLQGNRDFAEQLLNRVKYVPGTADLRIQQPFDNPHLMVDVDRAKAQQIGLQQKDVAQSLLIATSGSFQTTPNFWLNPQTGVSYSIAVQSPQYTLDTLQDLRNIPVTTSTAASTTPASAASNGPGTLATPVNLPMGGSPIQILGNVASVSPGAEMGTVSHYNIAPVIDIYGNVVNSDLASVSKQIDKIIADSKAKLPRGSQIVVRGQVQTMRTSFVGLIGGLVFSILLVYLLIVVNFQSWLDPFIVISALPAALCGIVWFLFITHTRISVPALTGAIMCMGVATSNSILVISFAREQLEENVGDAPAAALVAGFTRFRPVLMTALAMIIGMVPMALGLGDGGEQNAPLGRAVIGGLLLATVSTLFFVPTFFSVLHGRREKKRRKRNEHAENTLPARGEN from the coding sequence ATGTGGATAGTCCGCCTCGCACTGCGCAGGCCTTATACATTTGCTGTATTTGCTCTGCTGTTGCTGATCCTTGGCCCGATCTCGATCATGCGGACGCCCACGGATATTTTTCCGAACATCGATATCCCGGTAGTGGCGATGGTTTGGAATTACACCGGACTCTCTCCGGAGCAGATGTCACAGCGCATCGTTTTCCAGAGCGAGCGCACCCTGACCACAACCGTCAATGACATTGAGCACATTGAATCGCAATCGCTGAACGGCATCGGTGTAATTAAGATCTTCTTTCAGCCAAAAGTGAATATCGCGATGGCGGTCGCGCAGGTAGCTGCTATTGGACAAACACAACTGCGGCAGCTGCCGCAAGGAACCACACCGCCCCTGATCATTCAGTACAGCGCATCGAGCGTTCCGATTATCCAGCTTGGTCTTTCAGGCGAAGGCTTATCGGAAGCCCAGCTGAACGACTATGGATTGAACTTCATCCGTACCCAGCTGGTGACGGTCGATGGCGCCGGCATTCCGTATCCTTACGGCGGAAAACAGCGGCAGGTTCAGGTTGATCTCAACCTGCAGGCTCTGCAGTCGAAAGGTCTTTCCCCGGCAGATGTTGTCAATACAATTTCTACACAAAACCTGATCCTTCCCTCGGGCACTGCGAAGGTTTCCCAGTTCGAATATCAGATCGAGACCAACAGCGCTCCCGGAAAAGTAGCGGAGCTGAACGACCTGCCGATTCGCGCCGTGAACGGAGCGGTCGTGTACATTCGCGACGTTGCCCATGTACGAGACGGTTTTCCTCCCCAAACGAACATCGTGCGCGTCGATGGGCAGCGCGCATCGCTCCTGAGCATCATCAAAACGGGCGACGCGTCAACGCTCGACATCGTGCAGGGCATCCGGGCAAAGCTTCCCGGCATCAAGGCGCAACTGTCGCCGGCCTTGCGCATTACGCCGCTTGCGGACCAGTCCATCTTTGTCCGTGCATCCATTGACGGTGTTGTGCGGGAAGCCGTTATCGCTGCCTGTCTCACGGGAATTATGATTCTTGTCTTTCTCGGGAGTTGGCGCAGCACTCTGATCATCGCCGTCTCGATTCCGCTATCCATTCTGTCGTCGCTACTAGTTCTGAGCGCGTTGGGCGAGACGATCAACATCATGACGCTCGGCGGTCTCGCGCTGGCCGTCGGTATTCTTGTTGATGACGCCACCGTTGAGATCGAGAACATCAACCGCAATATCGAGCTGGGAAAAGCAGTCGAGCAGGCGATTCTCGATGGTGCGGCGCAGATTGCTATTCCGGCGTTCGTCTCCACGCTCTCCATCTGCATTGTTTTCGTGCCGATGTTCTTCCTCACCGGCGTGGCGAAATTCCTGTTCGTTCCGCTGGCTGAAGCCGTCGTCTTCGCCATGCTTGCGTCGTATCTCCTTTCGCGGACAGTTGTACCCACCATGGCGAAGTACTTACTGCAGGAGCACGACGACGATGCCATGGAACGCAAGCATCAGAGCCGCAATCCTCTTGTGCGCTTTCAGCTTGGCTTTGAGCACAATTTCGAAAAATTTCGCAACGCCTACCGTGGCCTGCTGCAGATGTGCATCGCTCACTCAGCCATCTTTCTGGCAATGTTCTTCGTTTTCTGTATCGGCTCGGCTGTCCTGCTTTATCCATTTCTTGGGCAGGACTTCTTCCCGTCGGTCGATGCTGGACAGTTCAAATTGCATCTCCGCGCCCGCACCGGCACACGCATTGAGGAAACTGCGCGACTGTGCGATGAAGTAGACGACACCATCCGTGAGGTGATCCCAAAGAAAGAACTGGTCACCATCATCGACAACATAGGCCTGCCCTACAGCGGTATCAACACCACATACAGCAACTCGGCGCCGATTGGGCCCGCCGACGCGGACATTCAGGTCTCACTGGCAGAAGGTCATCATCCCACCGAGGCCTATGTGCAGAGGTTGCGAAGCACGCTGGCGCACCGATTTCCCGGTACGATCTTCTACGAACTTCCAGTCGATATGGTGACACAGATCCTGAATTTCGGACTTCCTGCGCCGATTGACATTCAGATCGTTGGACCGAACCTTCAGGGGAATCGCGACTTTGCCGAGCAACTCCTCAACCGTGTGAAGTATGTTCCCGGCACTGCGGACCTGCGCATCCAGCAGCCCTTCGACAATCCGCACCTCATGGTTGACGTAGACCGCGCCAAGGCGCAGCAGATCGGTCTCCAGCAGAAGGACGTGGCGCAAAGCCTTCTGATCGCGACAAGCGGAAGCTTCCAGACGACGCCGAATTTCTGGCTGAATCCGCAAACCGGCGTGAGCTACAGCATTGCCGTGCAGTCGCCGCAATACACTCTGGACACGCTTCAGGATCTGAGGAACATCCCGGTCACCACCAGCACCGCGGCATCCACCACTCCGGCCTCTGCTGCCAGCAACGGCCCAGGAACACTGGCGACACCCGTGAATCTCCCCATGGGCGGGTCGCCAATTCAGATCCTCGGTAACGTAGCCTCGGTATCGCCCGGGGCTGAAATGGGCACTGTGTCTCACTACAACATCGCTCCCGTGATTGATATCTACGGAAACGTGGTCAACAGCGACCTCGCGAGCGTGTCGAAACAGATTGATAAGATCATTGCCGATTCCAAAGCCAAGTTGCCGCGCGGGTCGCAAATCGTCGTCCGCGGTCAGGTGCAGACCATGCGAACCTCGTTCGTCGGTCTCATCGGAGGCCTGGTCTTCTCGATCCTGCTGGTCTATCTGTTAATCGTGGTCAACTTCCAGTCATGGCTTGATCCTTTTATCGTCATTTCCGCGCTGCCCGCGGCGCTATGCGGCATCGTCTGGTTTCTCTTCATCACCCATACGCGGATCAGCGTCCCGGCGCTCACTGGCGCGATCATGTGTATGGGCGTCGCCACATCGAACTCAATTCTCGTAATCAGCTTCGCGCGCGAACAATTGGAAGAAAACGTAGGCGATGCACCCGCAGCGGCACTGGTGGCAGGTTTCACTCGCTTCCGCCCCGTCTTGATGACAGCATTGGCGATGATCATCGGCATGGTGCCCATGGCTCTGGGACTTGGCGATGGCGGCGAGCAGAACGCTCCGCTGGGGCGCGCGGTTATCGGCGGCTTGTTGCTCGCCACTGTGTCAACGCTCTTCTTCGTCCCGACATTCTTCAGCGTTCTGCACGGACGACGGGAAAAGAAACGCCGCAAGCGGAACGAGCACGCTGAAAACACTCTGCCCGCAAGAGGGGAGAACTAA